From a single Deinococcus humi genomic region:
- a CDS encoding GNAT family N-acetyltransferase, translating to MHTITLSEQNFRIKRAQLKDVEALVALLQDDVLGSQRESEMLNIYIQAFQAIDRDQNQLLVAVFNEQDDIVGTMQLTLIPGLARQGATRLQIEAVRVSASARGTGLGSALFQWAAQYGREHGATIAQLTTDKRRTDAHRFYERLGYVATHEGMKLVL from the coding sequence ATGCACACGATAACGCTCAGTGAGCAGAATTTCCGAATCAAAAGAGCGCAATTGAAAGACGTTGAAGCACTCGTCGCACTTTTACAGGATGATGTTCTCGGATCACAACGAGAATCTGAGATGCTTAATATTTATATTCAAGCCTTCCAAGCAATCGATCGTGACCAGAATCAACTTTTAGTGGCAGTCTTCAATGAACAAGATGACATCGTCGGAACCATGCAGCTGACTCTGATTCCCGGCTTGGCACGTCAAGGTGCGACAAGATTGCAGATTGAAGCTGTCAGGGTGTCTGCATCGGCACGCGGTACAGGCTTAGGCTCAGCACTTTTCCAGTGGGCGGCGCAGTATGGACGCGAACATGGTGCAACGATTGCTCAACTCACGACTGACAAACGGCGTACCGATGCTCACCGATTCTATGAACGCCTGGGTTACGTCGCGACGCACGAGGGAATGAAACTCGTCCTGTAA
- a CDS encoding M-like protein: protein MKDDRTDDKKVLTEGEITNVDLQFMGRTDEHRDALKDARAEARIADEYEERGLDKQDVASSGSMITSDPASTTPGEETSDEV from the coding sequence ATGAAAGATGATCGAACGGACGACAAGAAGGTATTGACGGAGGGCGAGATTACCAATGTGGACCTTCAATTCATGGGCCGTACGGATGAACACCGGGATGCTCTCAAGGACGCCAGAGCTGAGGCCCGGATCGCGGACGAGTATGAGGAACGTGGCTTGGACAAGCAGGATGTCGCTTCTTCCGGCAGCATGATCACCAGTGACCCCGCGAGCACCACTCCTGGAGAGGAAACCAGTGATGAGGTCTAA
- a CDS encoding helix-turn-helix domain-containing protein produces MLTGAELDQIADRIAAQLLAADVLTVEEAAQLLRLHPNTIRDQATADVLPGFKFGKKCWRFRRSALVDTIAPAPPCAFQI; encoded by the coding sequence ATGTTGACTGGTGCGGAGTTGGATCAGATTGCAGACCGTATCGCGGCCCAGCTGCTGGCTGCCGACGTCCTGACGGTGGAGGAGGCCGCCCAACTGCTGCGCCTCCACCCCAACACCATCCGGGATCAAGCCACTGCTGACGTACTACCCGGTTTCAAGTTTGGCAAAAAATGTTGGCGCTTCCGGCGCTCTGCCTTAGTGGACACCATCGCGCCGGCTCCTCCCTGTGCGTTCCAAATATGA
- a CDS encoding cold-shock protein, with translation MPAGKVKWFNAEKGFGFIETPGSPDVFAHFSAIQSSGFKKLNEGDEVEFEVEDGQRGKGPQAKNIVVTKAAPASGFSDRPRRDDRW, from the coding sequence ATGCCCGCAGGAAAAGTGAAATGGTTTAACGCAGAGAAAGGCTTTGGCTTCATCGAAACACCTGGCAGCCCTGACGTGTTCGCGCACTTCAGCGCGATCCAGAGCAGCGGCTTCAAGAAGCTGAACGAAGGCGACGAAGTGGAATTCGAAGTCGAAGACGGTCAGCGCGGAAAAGGTCCCCAGGCCAAGAACATCGTCGTCACGAAGGCTGCACCGGCATCCGGGTTCAGCGACCGCCCTCGCCGCGACGACCGCTGGTAA
- a CDS encoding helix-turn-helix domain-containing protein, with the protein MDVNERIRARVRAEMVQQNLTQIELARRLGISPPALSQIMSGRRGTMPESLMNVLEALGLTLEAVPKKDG; encoded by the coding sequence ATGGACGTGAACGAACGAATACGCGCACGAGTACGGGCAGAAATGGTTCAGCAAAACTTGACTCAAATTGAGCTGGCGCGGCGACTGGGAATCAGCCCGCCTGCTCTCTCCCAGATCATGAGCGGTAGGCGGGGAACTATGCCGGAAAGTCTGATGAATGTTCTGGAGGCGCTGGGCCTGACCCTTGAAGCTGTTCCTAAAAAGGACGGCTGA